The Haloarchaeobius sp. HME9146 genome includes a region encoding these proteins:
- a CDS encoding carbohydrate kinase family protein, with amino-acid sequence MTDPRILVAGETLVDFLPERVGPLTEVESFDRRPGGAPANVAVALARLGHTPWFWTRVGDDPFGEFLTKTLEDEGLPPRFVERDPEAQTTLAFVTHDADADRSFSFYRDRTADTRLEPGRIPDETLEAAETVVCGGVTLASGRSREATLDLLARAQDHDCTVWFDPNYRPELWPDDDFAAVVGDALSDVDVLKATDEELELLELRGETAAELADAATEVGPHTVLMTRGADGSVAFSTADAPWGETTAEHHGYPVEPVDATGAGDAFLAGAVAAVDDGERDIEEVLAHANAVAAVATTAAGAMTALPSGTDVGAFRESAS; translated from the coding sequence ATGACCGACCCACGTATCCTCGTCGCCGGCGAGACGCTCGTGGATTTCCTCCCCGAGCGCGTCGGCCCGCTGACCGAGGTCGAGTCGTTCGACAGACGGCCGGGCGGTGCCCCGGCCAACGTCGCGGTGGCACTCGCCCGACTCGGACACACCCCGTGGTTCTGGACCCGTGTCGGCGACGACCCCTTCGGCGAGTTCCTGACGAAGACGCTCGAGGACGAGGGGCTTCCCCCGAGATTCGTCGAACGTGACCCCGAGGCCCAGACGACGCTCGCGTTCGTCACCCACGACGCCGACGCCGACCGGTCGTTCTCGTTCTACCGCGACCGAACCGCCGACACCCGGCTGGAGCCAGGCCGGATTCCGGACGAGACGCTCGAAGCGGCCGAAACGGTCGTCTGCGGGGGCGTCACGCTCGCGTCCGGTCGCTCTCGCGAGGCCACGCTCGACCTGCTCGCGCGGGCCCAGGACCACGACTGTACTGTCTGGTTCGACCCCAACTACCGCCCGGAACTCTGGCCCGACGACGACTTCGCGGCGGTCGTCGGCGACGCGCTCTCGGACGTGGACGTGCTCAAGGCCACCGACGAGGAACTGGAACTGCTCGAACTCCGGGGCGAGACGGCGGCGGAACTCGCCGACGCGGCCACCGAGGTCGGCCCGCATACCGTCTTGATGACCCGTGGCGCAGACGGCTCCGTCGCGTTCTCGACCGCCGACGCCCCGTGGGGCGAGACGACGGCCGAGCACCACGGCTATCCGGTCGAGCCCGTCGATGCGACCGGCGCGGGCGACGCCTTCCTCGCCGGCGCAGTCGCTGCAGTGGACGATGGAGAGCGAGATATCGAGGAGGTTCTGGCGCATGCGAACGCTGTGGCGGCAGTCGCGACCACCGCTGCGGGTGCGATGACCGCGCTGCCGTCCGGAACGGATGTGGGTGCGTTCCGGGAGTCAGCGTCGTAG
- a CDS encoding Xaa-Pro peptidase family protein, whose product MSRATKLDRLDALLAERDLEAVWFARPNSFAWLTGGDNVVDRAGDIGVAAVGYDGDSVRVVTNDIEAERLRAEEVNDPVHPFVWHDCSLAEAVADHSQTPAAADFDVPGFESVDASALRQPLTDADIEAYRDLGADVASAIEAVCRTAEPTDTELAVAAELRQKLMRQGIDSPVALVGGGERAQLFRHYTPKDEQLGDYALVSVTATRGGLCTSCTRTVVFNEPEWLAERHDAAATVEATALAATREVGREGGTAGDVFAAIEAAYESVGYPGEWRNHHQGGAAGFAGREWIATPDNDAPVELPQAYAWNPTVQGAKSEDTVLVTEDGFEVLTRPDDWPTETYEPVGHEGLLTRAKPLRR is encoded by the coding sequence ATGAGTAGAGCAACGAAACTCGACAGGCTCGACGCGCTCCTCGCAGAGCGCGACCTCGAAGCCGTCTGGTTCGCTCGCCCGAACTCGTTCGCCTGGCTGACCGGCGGCGACAACGTCGTCGACCGCGCCGGCGACATCGGCGTCGCGGCCGTGGGCTACGACGGCGACAGCGTCCGCGTCGTGACGAACGACATCGAGGCCGAACGCCTCCGGGCCGAGGAGGTGAACGACCCGGTCCATCCGTTCGTCTGGCACGACTGTTCGCTGGCCGAAGCGGTCGCCGACCACAGCCAGACACCCGCCGCGGCTGACTTCGACGTCCCCGGCTTCGAGTCGGTCGACGCGAGCGCCCTCAGACAACCACTCACGGACGCCGACATCGAGGCGTACCGTGACCTCGGCGCGGACGTGGCGAGCGCGATCGAAGCCGTCTGTCGGACCGCAGAACCGACGGACACCGAACTCGCGGTCGCCGCCGAACTGCGCCAGAAACTCATGCGTCAGGGCATCGATTCGCCCGTCGCCCTCGTCGGCGGGGGCGAGCGCGCCCAGCTGTTCCGCCACTACACGCCGAAGGACGAACAGCTGGGCGACTACGCGCTCGTCTCGGTGACCGCGACGCGCGGGGGCCTCTGTACGAGTTGCACCCGGACCGTCGTGTTCAACGAACCCGAGTGGCTGGCCGAGCGCCACGACGCCGCAGCCACCGTCGAGGCCACCGCGCTCGCCGCGACCCGCGAGGTCGGACGCGAGGGCGGGACCGCCGGCGACGTGTTCGCGGCCATCGAAGCTGCCTACGAGTCGGTGGGCTACCCCGGTGAGTGGCGCAACCACCACCAGGGTGGCGCGGCTGGCTTCGCCGGGCGGGAGTGGATCGCCACGCCCGACAACGACGCACCCGTCGAACTACCGCAGGCCTACGCCTGGAACCCGACGGTACAAGGCGCGAAAAGCGAAGACACGGTACTCGTCACCGAGGACGGGTTCGAAGTACTGACCCGCCCCGATGACTGGCCGACCGAGACGTACGAACCCGTCGGCCACGAGGGACTCCTGACGCGTGCCAAACCGCTACGACGCTGA